The Saprospiraceae bacterium genome includes a window with the following:
- a CDS encoding alpha/beta hydrolase has product MDESQIIHADGFKYVEAGPKGETPIVLLHGLLGALSNFTSIFERFSDRYNVVLPLIPIFDISFRKLNLELLVEHIEKFIEYKGYEKVHLLGNSLGGHLAQLYTLKRPEKVASLILTGSSGLFESAMGNTFPKRGNYEYIRKKAESVFYNPEVATKELVDEVYNTVNDLKKAISVVSVAKSAVRHNLEDKLHLIKNPVLLVWGVQDSVTPLWVGEKFHELLPNSRLVTVDKCGHAPMMECPDIFNEALQKFIDEIEETNAENKSAERLI; this is encoded by the coding sequence ATGGACGAGAGTCAAATTATACACGCAGACGGATTTAAGTATGTTGAAGCCGGGCCTAAGGGTGAAACTCCTATTGTGTTGTTACATGGTTTATTAGGTGCTTTAAGTAATTTTACTTCGATCTTTGAGCGTTTTTCTGACAGATACAACGTGGTGTTACCGCTCATTCCTATTTTTGATATTTCTTTTCGTAAGTTAAATTTGGAACTATTAGTTGAGCATATTGAAAAATTTATTGAGTACAAAGGTTATGAAAAGGTGCACTTACTAGGGAATTCCTTAGGTGGACATCTTGCACAACTCTACACATTAAAGAGACCGGAAAAAGTTGCCAGTCTTATTCTTACCGGAAGTAGTGGACTATTTGAGAGCGCTATGGGTAATACTTTTCCAAAAAGAGGAAATTATGAATATATAAGAAAGAAAGCAGAGAGTGTTTTTTATAATCCTGAAGTAGCTACAAAGGAATTGGTGGATGAAGTTTACAATACTGTCAATGATCTAAAAAAAGCTATTTCAGTAGTTTCAGTTGCTAAATCTGCAGTCAGACATAATTTGGAAGATAAACTACATCTTATTAAAAACCCTGTTTTATTAGTTTGGGGTGTTCAGGATTCTGTAACGCCGCTTTGGGTAGGTGAAAAGTTTCACGAATTGTTGCCAAATTCCCGATTAGTCACTGTAGATAAGTGCGGACATGCACCTATGATGGAATGCCCTGATATATTTAATGAAGCTTTACAGAAATTTATTGATGAGATTGAAGAAACAAACGCAGAAAATAAATCTGCCGAGCGATTAATATAA
- a CDS encoding COX15/CtaA family protein yields the protein MVYRKVVYYWLVIGLVMVFMQVVIGGITRLTESGLSITKWEVVTGTIPPLTESDWEQAFELYKETPQYKEINEGMSLSDFKFIYFWEYIHRFWARVMGFVFLIPFLFFLYKSYIDRVLLKRLIILILLAASAAAFGWVMVASGLVERPWVNAYKLSVHLSLALLVFGYLFYTILLYRERRNADSETYFQMSYLRRSVLILIFLFCIQVFLGGMMSGMKVAVVYPSWPDMNGEFVPSILLNMSSWNIQNFVAYDSNEFMPAFIHFLHRNTAYILFLFGSFVSLKFVLSRNDNHNFVKDNSKSRRTGYFIFFVLIFQVLLGIITVINSKGTIPVSWGVFHQAGAMLLLAGILNAVFITQKRKP from the coding sequence ATGGTTTATAGAAAAGTGGTGTATTATTGGTTGGTTATTGGATTGGTTATGGTGTTTATGCAAGTCGTGATAGGTGGTATTACCAGATTGACGGAATCCGGATTATCCATAACAAAATGGGAGGTTGTGACAGGAACTATTCCGCCTTTAACAGAAAGTGACTGGGAACAGGCTTTTGAACTGTACAAAGAAACGCCACAGTACAAAGAAATAAATGAAGGTATGTCCTTATCAGATTTTAAGTTTATTTATTTCTGGGAATATATTCACAGGTTTTGGGCACGTGTGATGGGTTTTGTTTTTTTAATACCTTTTCTGTTTTTTCTTTATAAATCATACATTGATAGGGTATTGTTGAAAAGACTTATTATTTTAATATTATTGGCTGCTTCTGCTGCTGCATTCGGTTGGGTTATGGTTGCGTCCGGTTTAGTTGAGAGACCTTGGGTCAATGCATACAAATTATCAGTACATCTGTCTTTGGCTTTATTAGTATTTGGATACTTGTTTTATACAATTCTTCTGTACAGAGAAAGAAGAAATGCTGATAGTGAAACGTATTTCCAAATGAGCTATTTGAGACGTAGTGTTTTAATATTAATATTCTTGTTTTGTATTCAGGTCTTTTTAGGAGGGATGATGTCCGGGATGAAAGTAGCTGTTGTGTATCCGTCTTGGCCTGATATGAATGGTGAGTTTGTTCCTTCTATCCTGTTAAACATGAGTTCGTGGAATATTCAAAACTTTGTGGCTTATGATAGTAATGAATTTATGCCGGCATTCATTCATTTTTTGCATCGTAATACTGCTTATATTCTTTTTCTTTTTGGTTCATTTGTGTCATTAAAATTTGTTTTATCGAGAAATGATAATCACAATTTTGTTAAAGATAATTCTAAAAGTCGCAGAACAGGTTATTTTATTTTTTTTGTTCTTATATTTCAGGTTTTGTTAGGGATTATTACGGTGATAAATAGCAAAGGAACTATTCCTGTAAGTTGGGGAGTTTTTCATCAGGCGGGTGCTATGTTGCTTCTTGCAGGAATATTGAATGCTGTATTTATAACTCAAAAGAGGAAGCCGTAG
- a CDS encoding T9SS type A sorting domain-containing protein: MSIRCIFFSVFIVICYTLSGQNNYKWAEEPRIKASSNMTFLGVLNSGTYVCQSRIDFSISISDNEGQDWQNFGKLPNQFPDISNFLEGKSKDTLYYFSGSNDLYVLDKKKGEISQVYKTKKSFSDALLTTEGNPVFLARDSIIMLNNKAQWLKSIPNTFGDYLMGFPIENGQFLIINQINKTLSLFSHDLSVLINNQPMANNSYNKPYMWVNQNGNIYGLFSSKLHISTDFGQTFQVLKGQENFLYFGDKLSVNANSKVLGFASNDKFYFYYITTDKWRIVDNTNSQSSLVLPGEKVISQDGNSVYVGNPDNHLIKKVSLNFGPTNVSDIVVFENDFLFFESNQQTGIFNRGEFYSTKHLSSSDFLYMGDGSLHLGNLENFYLSVDRGKTFTSYRPNFFQSGNRLTKDLNNKLYFFTSTYFFTSIDNGSSWKKEDGNKYFPQFSAIKHDVKPHHSGNHFGRSDVANLIRYNTNGDVTTIHFNVNYVQDVFHHFDILDDMTALCFLENKSSKKQTLYRKSGINGAVSSASFPFRPANNTFVTDEEGNIYIHNGKNIFASLDLGTNWINISGDLPEDIQIHALAVGKDKTIYIACKGSNVRKSLFKLIKTNQLILETYRLNDACDMLEDEEPTTLVNYKIDNEIFTGNAIGGTTYIYLDKYMYGKEVEIVNYNTKVFSPCLGNQFILFTDGKQKMNFSLKELKSCSDLSVAISTPFLRRCFSVPIIGKVSNTGSKTSQNTFAVIRLDSLLTFESGSHNAEMMNEHTIKLYLGDIKAQETVNFHITVHVDCQASFQKLICFDASVNGSSSCESSASKDSLCIFPIGSFDPNDIQAFANGRNTVDYVEKDDQLLYRIRFQNTGTDTAFNVYITDTLPPELNPRSVRPIIASHDYSWELRDNVLLLKFENILLPDSNKNELLSNGYIDFKIEMSENTSNGERIENFADIYFDFNLPVRTNISSLIVGKPSSTDDYPDEIANIFPNPVRSQLYIQMKRPLLVDMISILDLNGKVVKRITQPSQKSSIIKVVTDEIPQGIYLVQIKDNQGRMFHRKFIKI; this comes from the coding sequence ATGTCAATCAGGTGTATATTTTTTTCAGTTTTTATTGTCATATGTTATACATTATCAGGACAAAATAACTATAAGTGGGCAGAAGAACCGCGGATTAAAGCTTCATCAAATATGACCTTTCTGGGTGTTTTGAATAGCGGCACCTATGTTTGTCAGTCCCGGATAGATTTTAGTATAAGTATTTCTGATAATGAAGGGCAGGACTGGCAGAATTTTGGAAAACTTCCAAATCAGTTTCCTGATATTTCTAATTTTCTGGAAGGGAAATCAAAAGATACTTTGTATTACTTTTCTGGATCAAATGATTTGTATGTATTAGATAAAAAGAAGGGTGAAATATCCCAGGTTTACAAAACCAAAAAATCATTCAGCGATGCACTTTTAACAACTGAAGGGAATCCGGTATTTCTTGCCAGAGACAGCATCATTATGCTTAACAATAAAGCCCAATGGTTAAAGTCTATTCCGAATACTTTTGGAGATTACCTTATGGGCTTTCCGATAGAGAACGGACAGTTTCTGATTATAAATCAAATCAACAAAACATTATCGCTTTTTAGCCATGATTTGAGTGTTTTGATTAACAACCAACCAATGGCTAACAACAGCTATAATAAGCCTTATATGTGGGTTAATCAGAATGGAAATATTTATGGACTTTTTAGCAGCAAACTTCACATCAGTACAGATTTTGGACAAACATTTCAGGTATTGAAAGGGCAGGAAAACTTTTTGTATTTCGGAGATAAACTGTCTGTAAATGCCAATTCAAAAGTGTTGGGTTTTGCATCAAACGATAAATTTTATTTCTATTACATCACAACAGATAAATGGCGGATTGTTGATAATACCAATTCTCAAAGCAGTCTGGTATTACCAGGGGAAAAAGTAATATCTCAAGATGGAAATTCTGTGTATGTGGGAAACCCTGACAATCATCTCATCAAAAAAGTTTCTCTCAATTTCGGACCAACAAATGTTTCGGATATAGTGGTGTTTGAAAATGATTTCTTATTTTTTGAGTCAAACCAGCAAACCGGTATATTTAACCGGGGGGAATTCTATTCTACCAAGCACTTATCATCTTCTGATTTTTTATATATGGGAGATGGAAGTCTACATTTAGGTAATTTAGAAAATTTTTACTTGTCTGTAGACAGAGGAAAGACTTTTACATCGTACAGACCCAATTTTTTTCAGTCCGGAAACAGATTAACCAAAGATCTAAACAATAAATTGTATTTTTTTACATCCACCTACTTTTTTACATCTATTGATAATGGGTCATCCTGGAAAAAAGAAGATGGAAATAAATATTTTCCCCAATTCAGCGCAATAAAACACGATGTCAAACCTCATCACAGCGGCAATCATTTCGGAAGAAGCGATGTTGCCAACCTGATTCGATATAATACTAACGGAGATGTTACCACTATTCATTTTAATGTAAATTACGTACAGGATGTTTTCCACCATTTTGACATATTGGATGACATGACTGCACTTTGTTTCCTGGAAAATAAAAGCAGTAAGAAGCAAACCCTTTATAGAAAATCAGGAATTAACGGAGCTGTTAGTAGTGCAAGTTTTCCATTCAGACCGGCAAATAACACCTTTGTAACGGATGAAGAAGGAAATATTTATATTCATAATGGAAAAAATATTTTTGCATCCCTTGATTTGGGGACCAACTGGATCAATATTTCGGGAGATCTTCCTGAGGATATCCAGATCCATGCGTTGGCTGTAGGGAAGGATAAAACGATTTATATTGCTTGTAAAGGAAGTAATGTTAGAAAATCGCTTTTTAAATTAATAAAAACCAATCAGCTAATACTGGAGACGTACAGACTCAATGATGCCTGTGATATGCTGGAAGATGAAGAACCAACAACGTTGGTCAACTATAAAATAGATAATGAAATATTTACCGGAAATGCGATAGGAGGGACTACATATATTTATCTTGATAAGTATATGTACGGGAAAGAAGTGGAGATCGTAAATTATAACACAAAAGTATTTTCACCATGTCTGGGCAATCAATTTATTTTATTTACGGACGGTAAACAAAAAATGAATTTTTCGCTGAAAGAACTCAAATCGTGTTCGGATCTATCTGTTGCCATATCCACGCCATTTTTGAGACGATGTTTTTCCGTACCGATCATAGGAAAAGTAAGTAATACCGGGAGTAAAACGTCTCAAAATACATTTGCTGTTATTCGTCTGGATTCTCTGCTGACCTTTGAGTCCGGAAGTCATAACGCAGAAATGATGAATGAGCACACCATAAAATTGTATCTTGGCGACATAAAAGCCCAGGAAACAGTCAATTTCCATATCACTGTCCACGTAGATTGTCAGGCTTCTTTCCAGAAGTTGATATGTTTTGATGCATCTGTAAACGGTAGCTCTTCTTGTGAATCATCGGCTTCAAAAGACTCTTTGTGTATATTCCCGATAGGGTCGTTTGATCCCAACGACATTCAGGCTTTTGCTAATGGCAGAAATACAGTCGACTACGTAGAAAAGGATGACCAACTTTTGTATCGCATCAGATTTCAGAATACCGGAACGGATACTGCTTTCAATGTATACATCACAGATACTTTACCTCCGGAACTTAATCCACGATCCGTCAGACCAATTATAGCATCTCATGATTACTCCTGGGAATTGCGGGACAATGTGCTGTTGCTGAAATTTGAAAATATACTTTTGCCGGATAGCAATAAAAATGAATTGCTGTCCAATGGATATATTGATTTTAAAATTGAGATGTCTGAAAACACTTCCAATGGTGAGAGAATAGAAAATTTTGCAGATATATATTTTGATTTTAATTTGCCTGTACGCACCAATATCTCATCATTGATAGTTGGAAAACCAAGTTCTACCGATGATTATCCGGATGAAATAGCAAATATCTTCCCTAATCCGGTCCGATCCCAGCTATATATTCAAATGAAACGACCTTTATTGGTTGATATGATTTCAATATTGGATCTGAATGGCAAAGTGGTAAAAAGGATAACCCAACCTTCTCAAAAGAGCAGCATTATAAAAGTGGTAACCGATGAAATTCCTCAAGGTATTTATCTTGTTCAGATTAAAGATAATCAGGGCAGAATGTTTCACAGGAAATTTATAAAGATATAA
- a CDS encoding site-specific integrase, with product MKVHLRQRKQTKGGKISLYLEIYKGSKINSDGKVQAIRDYEYLDLYLIDKPKNPKERQENDINLEIAEKMKIERQSQIIHGKYGLINPGKQKVLFIDYFRSLTEERKQSKGNYGNWDSTLKHLLKYSKGETFKEIDHDFCKGFYKYLSKEAKKTNGDHLSSASISSYYCKFRACLKEAVKENYIQSDPSINVKIAKVIESERNYLTLDELRAAAQAECRYEVLKRAFLFSCLTGLRWSDVHKLVWSEVKKTDSGHRIVFNQKKTTDLEYLDISQQARNILGNAGNPQERVFIGLKYSSYSNVELTKWMLKAGITKDITFHSGRHTFAVLQLEMGTDIYTVSKMLGHKHLKTTQIYGKVSDKAKQKAVNQFPDINL from the coding sequence ATGAAGGTACATTTAAGACAAAGGAAGCAAACCAAAGGTGGAAAGATTAGTCTTTACCTTGAAATTTATAAAGGATCAAAGATTAATTCTGATGGTAAAGTACAGGCAATTAGAGATTATGAATACTTAGACCTTTATTTGATTGATAAACCTAAAAATCCTAAAGAAAGGCAAGAAAATGATATTAATTTAGAAATTGCTGAAAAGATGAAAATAGAAAGGCAATCACAAATTATTCATGGTAAATATGGATTGATAAATCCAGGCAAACAAAAAGTACTTTTTATTGATTATTTCAGAAGTCTAACAGAAGAAAGAAAACAATCAAAAGGAAATTATGGTAATTGGGATAGTACATTAAAGCACCTACTTAAGTACTCAAAAGGTGAAACATTTAAAGAAATAGATCATGACTTTTGTAAGGGCTTTTATAAATACCTTTCCAAAGAAGCTAAAAAAACAAATGGTGATCATTTGTCTTCTGCTTCCATATCTTCATACTACTGTAAATTTAGAGCCTGTTTAAAGGAAGCAGTAAAGGAAAATTATATTCAATCAGATCCAAGTATCAATGTTAAAATTGCTAAAGTAATTGAAAGTGAAAGAAATTATTTAACCCTTGATGAACTTAGAGCAGCAGCACAAGCAGAATGCAGGTATGAAGTATTAAAAAGAGCCTTCTTATTTTCTTGCTTGACCGGTTTAAGATGGTCAGATGTTCATAAATTGGTATGGTCAGAAGTTAAAAAAACAGATAGTGGACATAGGATAGTATTTAATCAGAAAAAAACTACTGATCTTGAATACTTAGACATATCACAACAAGCCAGAAACATTTTAGGCAATGCAGGAAACCCACAGGAAAGAGTTTTCATAGGGCTAAAATATAGCAGTTATTCAAATGTAGAGTTAACTAAATGGATGCTAAAGGCAGGAATTACAAAGGATATTACATTCCATTCTGGCAGACATACTTTTGCAGTTTTACAGTTAGAAATGGGAACAGACATTTATACAGTATCCAAGATGTTAGGACACAAACACCTAAAGACTACCCAAATTTATGGTAAAGTATCAGATAAGGCAAAACAGAAGGCAGTTAATCAATTTCCTGATATTAATTTGTGA
- the mnmE gene encoding tRNA uridine-5-carboxymethylaminomethyl(34) synthesis GTPase MnmE: MNHLTDTIIAPATPQGQSAIAVIRLSGTDAIAITDRIFKGKNLNEADSHTIHYGWIVDDDKEIDEVMVSVFRAPKTFTTEDSTEISCHGSPQLVQSIISLAIKNGAKSANPGEFTLRAFLNGRLDLSQAEAVADLIHASSAKSSEIALNQLKGHFSSMLKDLRQELIDFAALIELELDFSEEDVEFAHRGRLKDLIHKIIKVINPLLDSFRWGNSIKEGIPVAIIGAPNAGKSTLLNTILNEEKALVSEIAGTTRDFIEDTLVIDGIMFRFIDTAGIRETSDILEGLGIERSKQKLREAEIILFLSDVQKSIEETIFDFQNLELTNDQTGVILLNKADTISAAQAEPKTQTIAEKSGVKTLFITAKYKETLRPLLLFFSEYIQTHNQAEGTIISNTRHYEALENTKLCLQKVLEGLDFGISSDFIAMDIREALFHLGTITGEVSTDDLLESIFSKFCIGK, encoded by the coding sequence ATGAATCACCTCACAGATACCATCATCGCACCTGCTACACCACAAGGCCAAAGTGCTATTGCTGTCATCAGACTTTCAGGAACGGATGCTATTGCCATTACGGATCGGATATTTAAAGGCAAAAATCTGAATGAAGCGGACTCGCATACGATACATTACGGATGGATCGTGGATGATGATAAAGAAATAGATGAAGTAATGGTCTCTGTTTTCAGAGCACCCAAAACTTTTACCACAGAAGATAGTACGGAGATATCCTGTCACGGATCACCACAACTGGTGCAGTCCATTATTTCATTAGCTATAAAAAACGGGGCAAAATCTGCGAATCCGGGAGAATTTACCTTACGGGCTTTTCTGAATGGTCGCTTGGATCTGTCACAAGCAGAAGCAGTTGCAGATTTGATTCATGCATCCTCTGCTAAGTCATCAGAGATCGCACTCAACCAACTCAAAGGACATTTTTCATCCATGCTCAAAGACCTCAGGCAGGAACTGATTGATTTTGCGGCATTGATCGAACTGGAACTAGATTTTTCAGAAGAAGATGTAGAGTTTGCCCATCGCGGAAGGCTGAAAGATTTAATTCATAAAATAATAAAGGTCATCAATCCATTACTCGATTCTTTCCGATGGGGCAACAGTATCAAAGAAGGAATTCCTGTGGCCATCATCGGTGCCCCCAACGCTGGCAAATCCACCTTGCTTAATACCATTCTTAATGAAGAAAAAGCCTTGGTGAGTGAGATAGCCGGAACTACACGTGACTTTATTGAAGATACCCTTGTTATAGATGGCATTATGTTTCGATTTATAGATACAGCCGGCATCCGTGAGACATCCGACATACTCGAAGGTCTGGGTATAGAAAGATCCAAACAAAAGCTCCGTGAAGCCGAAATAATCCTTTTCCTAAGCGATGTACAAAAGAGTATCGAAGAAACCATCTTTGACTTTCAGAATCTGGAACTCACAAATGATCAGACCGGCGTCATTCTACTCAACAAAGCCGACACTATTTCCGCTGCTCAAGCCGAACCCAAAACACAAACCATCGCAGAAAAAAGCGGTGTAAAAACACTTTTCATCACTGCAAAATACAAAGAAACATTACGACCTTTGTTGCTGTTTTTCTCTGAGTACATCCAAACCCACAACCAGGCCGAAGGCACCATCATCAGCAATACCAGACACTACGAAGCCTTAGAAAACACAAAATTGTGTCTCCAAAAGGTGCTGGAAGGATTGGACTTCGGTATTTCATCAGATTTTATTGCCATGGATATCCGGGAAGCACTTTTTCATTTGGGAACGATTACAGGTGAAGTGTCAACTGATGACCTTTTAGAGTCTATCTTTAGTAAGTTTTGTATTGGAAAGTAA
- the uvrA gene encoding excinuclease ABC subunit UvrA, with protein sequence MENILNAPAELLKDEEKLIDLKKFIHIKGARSNNLKNIELFIPKNNLIVVTGLSGSGKSSLVMDTLYAEGQRRYVESLSSYARQFLDRMKKPEVDFIKGICPAIAIEQKVSSSNARSTVGSLTEIYDYLRLLFARTGITYSPVSGLQVKKQEVQDVVDYIFGLEENTRVQLFIPIQHKTERTIGQELEFLLQKGYNRVQSQNEIINIEDLISSDDFDSNIQISQLSEEILVLIDRFAVNDDQDNRKRVADSVLTAFNESNGDCIISIPDRDIFIRYNNRFELDGIVFPDLSPNLFNYNNPYGACPKCEGYGRMLGIDPEKVIPDDSLSVYQEAVACWRGEKGKMWKDQLTRNAVHFDFPIHKPYKDLSDSQRELLWAGNRYFEGIDRFFQELEENAYKIQNRVMLSRYRGKTTCNQCKGGRLRREASYVKIADKNITQLINIPIKELVQFFKNLQLSEYQISVGSRILTEINNRLETMDKIGLGYLTLDRQANTLSGGETQRINLTRTLGSNLTNSLYILDEPSVGLHPRDTQKLVAILKQLRDLGNTVVVVEHEEDVIRNADFIIEIGPQAGVHGGELVYAGSKKDFMQGIENSLTSDYMTGKRSIPIPAQKRISKSRIYVKGARHHNLKNIDVTIPLQALTVICGVSGSGKTSLVKHILYPGLKKILNDPIAQLAGKHSEITGDIKNIKMVEMVTQSPIGKSSRSNPVTYVKAYDSIRKLYSDQQLSKIKGFEPKHFSFNVEGGRCESCKGEGYITVEMQFLADVNLICDECNGHRFKREVLEVLYKDKSIYDVLDMTIEESIEFFKDKKDVIQRIQPLMDVGLGYIKLGQASSTLSGGEAQRVKLASFLTKEFQSKNIFFIFDEPTTGLHFHDILKLMKAFDALVESGHTVLVVEHNLDVIKAADYLIDLGPEGGNEGGYLLYEGVPEGISAIKNSYTGEFIKKMAR encoded by the coding sequence ATGGAAAATATATTGAATGCCCCGGCAGAACTCCTTAAAGATGAAGAAAAACTAATCGATCTAAAAAAATTCATCCATATAAAAGGTGCCCGCTCCAATAACCTGAAGAACATAGAATTATTTATTCCTAAAAATAATCTGATTGTTGTGACCGGTCTGTCGGGTTCCGGAAAATCATCTCTGGTGATGGATACCCTCTATGCGGAGGGACAAAGGAGATATGTCGAAAGTCTCTCTTCTTATGCCCGTCAATTTTTAGACCGGATGAAAAAACCGGAAGTTGATTTTATTAAAGGTATCTGTCCGGCGATTGCCATAGAGCAAAAAGTGAGTAGTAGTAACGCACGTTCGACAGTAGGCTCACTCACCGAGATATATGATTATCTCCGTCTGCTTTTTGCAAGAACAGGCATTACTTATTCTCCGGTTTCGGGCCTTCAGGTCAAAAAGCAGGAGGTTCAGGATGTCGTAGATTATATATTTGGTCTTGAAGAAAATACCCGCGTCCAGCTATTTATTCCAATTCAGCATAAAACTGAAAGGACAATAGGTCAGGAACTTGAATTTCTTTTACAAAAAGGATATAACAGAGTACAATCTCAGAATGAGATTATCAATATTGAGGATTTGATATCATCAGATGATTTTGACAGTAATATTCAGATAAGTCAGTTGAGTGAAGAAATACTGGTTTTAATTGACCGTTTTGCAGTCAATGACGATCAGGACAACCGTAAAAGAGTGGCCGACTCTGTTTTAACGGCTTTTAATGAATCCAATGGGGATTGTATTATTTCTATACCGGATAGAGATATATTTATAAGATATAACAATCGGTTCGAGTTGGACGGAATAGTATTTCCTGACTTAAGTCCCAATCTTTTTAATTATAACAATCCTTATGGTGCATGCCCAAAATGTGAAGGATATGGTCGTATGTTGGGTATAGATCCGGAAAAAGTAATACCCGATGATTCGCTTTCTGTTTATCAGGAAGCAGTTGCATGCTGGCGAGGGGAGAAAGGAAAGATGTGGAAAGATCAATTGACACGTAATGCGGTTCATTTTGATTTTCCCATTCATAAACCTTACAAAGATCTCTCTGATTCTCAAAGGGAACTATTATGGGCCGGCAATCGATATTTTGAAGGAATAGACAGGTTTTTTCAGGAACTGGAAGAGAATGCCTACAAAATTCAGAATCGTGTCATGCTTTCCAGATACAGAGGTAAAACAACCTGTAATCAATGTAAGGGTGGAAGATTAAGAAGGGAAGCAAGCTATGTAAAAATTGCGGACAAAAACATCACCCAACTGATAAATATTCCAATCAAAGAGCTCGTTCAATTCTTTAAAAATCTGCAATTATCCGAATATCAGATATCAGTCGGCTCGAGAATACTTACGGAGATAAACAATCGTCTGGAAACAATGGATAAAATTGGATTAGGGTATCTTACATTGGACAGGCAGGCAAATACTTTGAGTGGTGGAGAGACACAAAGGATTAATCTGACCAGGACTTTAGGAAGTAATCTGACTAATTCATTGTACATACTGGACGAACCCAGTGTAGGACTACATCCCAGAGATACGCAAAAATTGGTTGCAATACTGAAACAATTACGCGATCTTGGAAATACAGTGGTGGTCGTCGAACATGAAGAAGATGTTATCCGGAATGCAGACTTTATTATAGAAATAGGGCCGCAGGCAGGCGTGCACGGAGGAGAATTGGTATATGCCGGAAGCAAAAAAGATTTTATGCAGGGCATAGAAAACAGTCTTACCTCTGATTATATGACGGGAAAAAGAAGTATTCCTATCCCCGCACAAAAAAGAATATCTAAAAGCAGGATATATGTTAAAGGAGCAAGACATCACAATCTTAAAAATATTGATGTAACGATTCCTCTTCAGGCGCTCACTGTAATATGCGGTGTGTCCGGATCAGGTAAGACAAGTCTGGTAAAACATATTTTATATCCGGGATTAAAAAAGATTTTGAATGATCCGATAGCACAGCTTGCCGGTAAACATTCAGAGATAACCGGTGATATCAAAAATATCAAGATGGTTGAAATGGTAACACAAAGTCCCATTGGAAAATCCAGCCGGTCAAATCCTGTTACCTATGTGAAAGCATATGACTCTATTCGTAAACTTTATTCAGACCAGCAATTGTCAAAAATAAAAGGATTCGAACCAAAACACTTTTCTTTTAATGTGGAAGGTGGTCGTTGTGAGAGTTGCAAAGGGGAGGGGTACATTACGGTTGAGATGCAGTTTTTGGCAGATGTAAATCTGATATGTGACGAGTGCAATGGACACAGATTTAAAAGGGAAGTACTTGAAGTGCTCTATAAAGACAAATCCATTTATGACGTATTGGATATGACTATTGAAGAGTCTATTGAATTTTTTAAAGATAAAAAGGATGTCATTCAAAGAATTCAACCATTAATGGATGTTGGATTGGGGTATATCAAATTGGGACAGGCTTCCAGTACCTTATCTGGCGGAGAAGCCCAAAGAGTGAAACTTGCATCTTTCCTGACCAAAGAATTTCAATCAAAAAATATATTTTTCATATTCGATGAGCCTACTACCGGGCTTCATTTTCATGATATTCTAAAACTAATGAAAGCCTTTGATGCACTTGTAGAAAGTGGACATACCGTTCTGGTAGTAGAACATAACCTGGATGTGATCAAAGCTGCTGACTATCTGATAGATTTAGGTCCGGAAGGGGGTAACGAAGGCGGATACTTATTGTATGAAGGAGTTCCGGAAGGAATTTCTGCCATAAAAAATTCTTATACCGGTGAATTTATTAAGAAGATGGCACGATAA
- a CDS encoding helix-turn-helix domain-containing protein has protein sequence MDNLKNIDDRLRNIETLMLSQKTVLTFDEVAAYTVLSKSYLYKLTSTGGIPCYKPQGKHIYFNKQEIDQWLLQGRKATTAEIETAAINFVHLKKSTK, from the coding sequence ATGGACAATTTAAAAAACATTGATGACAGATTAAGGAATATAGAAACCTTGATGTTATCACAAAAGACAGTATTAACTTTTGATGAAGTAGCAGCCTATACAGTACTTTCAAAAAGCTATCTTTACAAACTTACTTCCACAGGTGGAATACCTTGTTACAAGCCACAAGGCAAACATATCTATTTCAATAAACAGGAAATAGATCAATGGCTTTTGCAGGGCAGGAAAGCCACAACAGCAGAAATTGAAACAGCAGCAATAAATTTTGTACACCTTAAAAAAAGTACAAAATGA